In Thiomonas arsenitoxydans, the genomic stretch CCGGTTCCAACCTCACCGCGGTCAAGGCCTCGCATTCCTTCGAGAAGGCCGCGCCCGGCACGGCGTTCAACTATCTGTCGTATGGCGTGCGCGAATTCGGCATGGTGGCCATGATGAACGGCATGGCGCTGCATGGCGGCTTCCTGCCCTACGGCGGCACCTTCCTGATGTTCTCCGACTACTCGCGCAACGGCGTGCGCATGAGCGCGCTGATGAAGCAGCGGGTCATCCACGTCTTCTCGCACGACTCCATCGGTCTGGGCGAAGACGGCCCGACGCACCAGCCGATCGAGCAGCCGTCCAGCCTGCGCCTCATCCCCAATCTGGATGTGTGGCGCCCGGCCGACGTGCTCGAAACCGCGGTGGCCTGGAAGCACGCCATCGAGCGCAAGCATGGCCCCAGCGCCCTGCTGCTGTCGCGGCAGAATCTCGTCTCCACCCCGCACCCGGAAGACGCCGAACGCACTATTTCGCGCGGCGGCTATGTGCTGTCCGAAGCGCAAGGCGGCAAGCCGCAGATCGTGCTGATCGCCACCGGCTCCGAAGTGGAAATCGCGCTCAAGGCGCAAGGCATGCTGGCCGAACAGGGCGTCGCGGCCCGCGTGGTCTCCATGCCCTGCACCAACGCCTTCGACCGCCAGGATGCGGCCTACCGCAACGAGGTGCTGCCCGCAGGCTTGCCGCGCGTGGCCATCGAGGCGGGTCACCCGGACTTCTGGCACAAGTATGTCGGCCTGAACGGCGGCATCGTCGGTATCGCCACCTTTGGCGAATCCGCCCCCGCGCCCCAGCTTTATCAGTACTTCAAGGTGACGGCAGAGCATGCGGTCGCCGTGGCGAAGTCCGTGCTGCAAGCCGCTTGAGTCTGACCCGACACGCAACAGGATGACGCAAGCCATGTTCGATTTGGTGATGTTCGACCTCGACGGTACGCTGGTGGAAACCGCGCCGGAAATCGCCGACGCGGTCAACGACCTGCTGCGCGATCAGCAACTGCCCGAAGTCTCCGAGCATCTGATCCGCGCCTGGATCGGACATGGCACGCGCGAACTCATGCTGCACGCCTATGCGCATGCCACCGGCCTCGAAGAAGAGACGGTGCGGCGCACCGGCACGCTCGACATCCTGATGCCGCGCTTTGCCGAGTTCTATGCCGTGCGTACCGGGCAGCGCAGCCGCCTCTATCCCGATGTGCTCAGTACGCTCAAGGCCTTGCGCGCGGCGCAGGTACGCATCGCGCTGGTCACCAACAAAGAACAGCGCTTCGCCACCACGGTGCTCATGGTGCATGGCATCCGTCACTACTTCGACATGGTGGTGGCCGGCGATACGCTCGAAGCCAAGAAGCCCGATCCGCTGCCGGTGCGCTACTGCCTCGACGCCTTCAAGCTGCGGGCAAACCGCGCGCTGTTCGTCGGCGATTCCGAGATCGATGTCGCCACCGCGCGTGCCGCCGGCGTGGCGGTCTGGGCGGTGCCCTATGGCTACAACCACGGCAAGTCGATCGCCCTGGCCGAGCCCGATCGCATCATTCCCACGGTGGCCGCAGTCGCCGAGGCCGTGCGGGCGTCGGCCTTGCACGCTTCCGATTGAGGGCGCGCTCAAAACGCCGCCTGCACACGCCACACCCCACTTTTTCTCAACCTTCATTCAGGAGATCTCATATGACCATTCGCATCGCCATCAATGGATTCGGCCGCATCGGCCGCATGGTGTTCCGCGCCGTGGCGCAGGAAGCCGAGTTCAAAGACTTGGAGATCGTCGCCATCAACGACCTGCTCGAGCCGGACTACCTGGCTTACATGCTGCAGTACGACTCGGTGCATGGCCGCTTCAACGGCACGGTGGGCGTGGAAGGCAACAACCTGGTGGTCAACGGCAAGAAAATCCGCCTCACCGCCGAGCGCGATCCCGCCAACCTGAAGTGGAACGAAGTGAATGCCGACGTGGTGGTTGAAGCCACCGGCTTCTTCCTCACCCTCGATACCTGCCAGAAGCACATCGACGCTGGCGCCAAGAAAGTGGTGCAATCCGCCCCCTCCAAGGACGACACGCCGATGTTCGTCTATGGCGTGAACCACTCCAAGTACGCTGGCGAGAAAATCGTCTCCGCCGCCTCCTGCACCACCAACTGCCTGGCCCCCGTGGCCAAGGTGCTCAACGACAGCTTCGGCATCAAGCGCGGCCTGATGAGTACGGTGCACGCCGCCACCGCCACGCAGAAGACCGTGGACGGCCCGTCGAGCAAAGACTGGCGCGGCGGCCGGGGCATCCTGGACAACATCATCCCGTCGAGCACCGGCGCGGCCAAGGCGGTGGGCAAAGTCATTCCCGAGCTGAACAAAAAGCTCACCGGCATGGCCTTCCGCGTGCCCACGCCTGACGTCTCTGTGGTCGACCTGACCGTCGAGCTGAACAAGGAAGCCAGCTACGCCGACATCTGCGCGGCGATGAAGGCCGCTTCCGAAGGCCCGCTCAAGGGCGTGCTCGGCTATACCGAAGACAAGGTGGTCTCCACCGACTATCGCGGCTGCTCCATGCCGTCGATCTTCGACGCCGATGCCGGTATCGCTCTCGATTCCACCTTCGTCAAGGTCGTGTCCTGGTACGACAACGAGTACGGCTACACCTGCAACATGATGCGCTTCGTCAAGCACGTCGCCAGCAACTGATGCCGCCAGCCCCGCTGCCTTGACGACTCATCAAAACACCCGTCAGCGGGGTGCAACCGAGGAGAGACTGATGCAAATCCTGACCTTTGAAGAAGTGTGCAAGCGCGGCTTCGCCCAGGACAAGCGCGTATTCATTCGCGCCGATCTGAACGTGCCGTTCAACGACAAGGGCGAGATCACCGAAGACACCCGGGTGCGCGCTTCCGTGCCCGCAGTGAAAATGGCGCTCGACGCCGGTGCCGGGGTGATGATCACCTCGCACCTGGGCCGCCCGACCGAAGGTGAATTCAAGCCCGAGGATTCGCTGGCCCCCGTGGCGAAGCGCCTGAGCGAGCTGCTCGGCCTGCCGGTCAAGCTGCAGGCCAACTGGGTGGACGGCGGCTTTGACGTGCGTCCTGGCGAAGTGGTCATGCTCGAAAACGCTCGCGTCAACAAGGGCGAGAAAAAGAACGACGACGCGCTGTCGCAAAAAATCGCCAAGCTCTGCGACATCTATGTGAACGACGCTTTCGGCACCGCCCACCGCGCTGAGGCGACCACCTATGGCATCGCCAAGTACGCGCCCATCGCCTGTGCGGGCCCCCTGCTGGCGGCTGAGATCGACGCCATCAGCCGCGCGCTGGAAAAACCTGCGCGCCCGCTGGTGGCCATCGTCGCAGGCTCCAAGGTCTCCACCAAGCTCACCATCCTGCAAGCCCTGGCCGACAAGGTCGATGGCCTGATCGTGGGCGGCGGCATCGCCAACACCTTCATGCTGGCCGAAGGTCTGCCCATCGGCAAAAGCCTGGCCGAGCCCGATCTGGTGGATGAGGCGAAGAAGGTCATCGCCAAAATGAAGGAACGCGGCGCCGAGGTGCCCATTCCCGAAGATGTGGTGGTGGCCAAGCAGTTCAGCGCCACCGCCGAGGCCACCGTCAAAGACGCCAAGGATGTGGCCGCTGACGACCTCATACTCGACATCGGTCCCAAGACTGCGGCCAAGCTGGCGGCCAAGCTCAAGACCGCGGGCACCATCGTCTGGAACGGCCCGGTGGGCGTGTTCGAGTTCGACGCCTTCGCCAACGGCACCAAGGTGCTGGCCGAGGCCATCGCCAGCAGCCCTGCCTTCTCCATCGCGGGCGGCGGCGATACCCTGGCGGCGATTGCCAAATACGGCATCACCGACCGCATCGGCTACATCTCCACCGGCGGCGGCGCCTTCCTGGAAGTGCTCGAAGGCAAACAGTTGCCCGCTTTCGAGATCCTGCAGCAGCGCGCCAAGCAGCCCTTGTCTTGAAGCCCATGCTTTGATCGTTTTGAACCTGTTCACTATCTCTTGAGGAGTCCGTCATGGCCCTGATTTCCCTGCGTCAACTGCTCGACCATGCGGCCGAGCATTCCTACGGCGTCCCCGCCTTCAACGTCAACAACCTCGAACAGGTGCGCGCCATCATGGAAGCCGCCGACGAGACCAACTCGCCGGTCATCCTGCAGGCCTCCGCTGGCGCGCGCAAGTACGCTGGCGCGCCCTTTCTGCGCCACCTCATCGAGGCGGCGGTTGAAGAGTGGCCGCACATTCCCGTGGTCATGCACCAGGATCACGGCACCAGCCCCGGCGTCTGCCAGCGCTCCATCCAGCTGGGCTTCAGCTCGGTGATGATGGACGGCTCGCTGGGCACCGACGGCAAGACGCCGACTACCTACGAGTACAACGTCGACGTCACTCGCCGCGTGGTGGAAATGTCGCACGCCTGCGGCGTGTCGGTCGAAGGCGAACTCGGTTGCCTGGGCTCGCTCGAAACCGGCACCGCCGGTGAAGAAGACGGCATCGGCGCCGAAGGCACGCTCGATCACAGCCAGCTGCTGACCGACCCGGAAGAGGCCGCTGACTTCGTGAAAAAGACCCAGGTCGACGCCCTGGCCATTGCCATCGGCACCAGCCACGGTGCGTACAAGTTCACCCGTCCGCCCACCGGCGACATCCTGGCCATCGGCCGCATCAAGGAAATTCACGCCCGCATTCCCAACACCCACCTGGTGATGCACGGCTCTTCCTCGGTACCGCAAGAGTGGCTCAAAATCATCAACTCCTACGGCGGCGACATGGGCGAGACCTATGGCGTGCCGGTGGAAGAGATCGTCGAAGGCATCAAGCACGGCGTGCGCAAGGTCAACATCGACACCGATCTGCGCATGGCCTCCACGGGCGCCACCCGCAAGTTCCTCGCCGAACACCCGAAAGAGTTCGATCCGCGCAAATTCCTCATCGCCTCGACCAAGGCCATGAAAGAGATTTGCAAGGCGCGTTACGAAGCCTTCGGCACCGCGGGCAATGCGTCCAAGATCAAGCCCATCACGCTCGATGCCATGGTGGCGCTGTACGAAAAGGGCGCGCTCGATCCCAAGATCAACTGACGCCTAGGGCAGTTTCTGTCCGAGTTTGATGGGATCGACAACCCCGGCCTCAGCCGGGGTTGTCGTCTGTGCATTGCATTCCCCGACAACCCAGCAAAGGAGTTTTGTCATGGCCGCAACCGCCGATCCCTTGCAGCGCGGATTTCCCGCGCCCGACTTTCATCTTCCCGGCGTCGATGGACGCAGCCATACGCTGGCCGACCTGCGTGGCCCCAAGGGACTGCTGGTGATGTTCATCTGCAATCACTGCCCTTATGTGCAGGCCGTGGCCGACCGCATGGTGCGCGATGCCCGGGAGCTGCGCGCCCTGGGCGTGCATGCGGTGGCCATCAACAGCAACGACGTGAGCGCCTATCCCGAAGACTCCTTCGACAACATGAAGCTGTTCGCCGCGCAGCACGGCTTCGGATTTCCCTACCTGTATGACGAAACGCAGGCCGTGGCCAAGGCCTACGGCGCAGTCTGCACGCCCGATTTCTTCGGCTTCAACGCCGATTTGAAGCTGCAGTATCGCGGCCAGCTCGACGCCTCGCGCAAGCAGGCCGCCCCCGCCGACGCCCGCCGCGATTTGTTCGAGGCCATAAAGCAGATCGCCGAAACCGGCATCGGCCCCGCGGAGCAATATCCCAGCATCGGCTGCTCCATCAAATGGAAAGGTGAGGCATGAATTCAACGCCCTTGCGCGCACTGATTTTCGACGTCGATGGCACCTTGGCCGAAACCGAGCGCGACGGTCACCGCATCGCTTTCAACCAGGCCTTCGCCGATGCCGGGCTGGATTGGC encodes the following:
- a CDS encoding thioredoxin family protein, producing MAATADPLQRGFPAPDFHLPGVDGRSHTLADLRGPKGLLVMFICNHCPYVQAVADRMVRDARELRALGVHAVAINSNDVSAYPEDSFDNMKLFAAQHGFGFPYLYDETQAVAKAYGAVCTPDFFGFNADLKLQYRGQLDASRKQAAPADARRDLFEAIKQIAETGIGPAEQYPSIGCSIKWKGEA
- the fba gene encoding class II fructose-bisphosphate aldolase (catalyzes the reversible aldol condensation of dihydroxyacetonephosphate and glyceraldehyde 3-phosphate in the Calvin cycle, glycolysis, and/or gluconeogenesis) — its product is MALISLRQLLDHAAEHSYGVPAFNVNNLEQVRAIMEAADETNSPVILQASAGARKYAGAPFLRHLIEAAVEEWPHIPVVMHQDHGTSPGVCQRSIQLGFSSVMMDGSLGTDGKTPTTYEYNVDVTRRVVEMSHACGVSVEGELGCLGSLETGTAGEEDGIGAEGTLDHSQLLTDPEEAADFVKKTQVDALAIAIGTSHGAYKFTRPPTGDILAIGRIKEIHARIPNTHLVMHGSSSVPQEWLKIINSYGGDMGETYGVPVEEIVEGIKHGVRKVNIDTDLRMASTGATRKFLAEHPKEFDPRKFLIASTKAMKEICKARYEAFGTAGNASKIKPITLDAMVALYEKGALDPKIN
- the gap gene encoding type I glyceraldehyde-3-phosphate dehydrogenase translates to MTIRIAINGFGRIGRMVFRAVAQEAEFKDLEIVAINDLLEPDYLAYMLQYDSVHGRFNGTVGVEGNNLVVNGKKIRLTAERDPANLKWNEVNADVVVEATGFFLTLDTCQKHIDAGAKKVVQSAPSKDDTPMFVYGVNHSKYAGEKIVSAASCTTNCLAPVAKVLNDSFGIKRGLMSTVHAATATQKTVDGPSSKDWRGGRGILDNIIPSSTGAAKAVGKVIPELNKKLTGMAFRVPTPDVSVVDLTVELNKEASYADICAAMKAASEGPLKGVLGYTEDKVVSTDYRGCSMPSIFDADAGIALDSTFVKVVSWYDNEYGYTCNMMRFVKHVASN
- the gph gene encoding phosphoglycolate phosphatase (PGP is an essential enzyme in the glycolate salvage pathway in higher organisms (photorespiration in plants). Phosphoglycolate results from the oxidase activity of RubisCO in the Calvin cycle when concentrations of carbon dioxide are low relative to oxygen. This enzyme is a member of the Haloacid Dehalogenase (HAD) superfamily of aspartate-nucleophile hydrolase enzymes (PF00702).), translated to MFDLVMFDLDGTLVETAPEIADAVNDLLRDQQLPEVSEHLIRAWIGHGTRELMLHAYAHATGLEEETVRRTGTLDILMPRFAEFYAVRTGQRSRLYPDVLSTLKALRAAQVRIALVTNKEQRFATTVLMVHGIRHYFDMVVAGDTLEAKKPDPLPVRYCLDAFKLRANRALFVGDSEIDVATARAAGVAVWAVPYGYNHGKSIALAEPDRIIPTVAAVAEAVRASALHASD
- a CDS encoding phosphoglycerate kinase, whose product is MQILTFEEVCKRGFAQDKRVFIRADLNVPFNDKGEITEDTRVRASVPAVKMALDAGAGVMITSHLGRPTEGEFKPEDSLAPVAKRLSELLGLPVKLQANWVDGGFDVRPGEVVMLENARVNKGEKKNDDALSQKIAKLCDIYVNDAFGTAHRAEATTYGIAKYAPIACAGPLLAAEIDAISRALEKPARPLVAIVAGSKVSTKLTILQALADKVDGLIVGGGIANTFMLAEGLPIGKSLAEPDLVDEAKKVIAKMKERGAEVPIPEDVVVAKQFSATAEATVKDAKDVAADDLILDIGPKTAAKLAAKLKTAGTIVWNGPVGVFEFDAFANGTKVLAEAIASSPAFSIAGGGDTLAAIAKYGITDRIGYISTGGGAFLEVLEGKQLPAFEILQQRAKQPLS